A section of the Chryseobacterium ginsenosidimutans genome encodes:
- a CDS encoding SusC/RagA family TonB-linked outer membrane protein: protein MKNSILTLGLLITTTGFIFGQEKQKSGVVLDQNNKPLQNAVVKLNNTSQEVVTDAAGAFSIQISDTISKPKLAISHDGYINKTVDIANQENVKITLQPNPDDKTKNIEEVVIIAYGTQKKGEVTGSVGRVNAESFKNRPIARVDQALTGQIAGVKTRATSGKPGEPLEVRVRGTASISASNSPLYVVDGMVVDDMANVSPDDVQSIEVLKDAASTAMYGSRGSNGVVIVTTKKGTSGKPSFSFSQYYGVQTIEKKLDVMSSAEWIDYASEAINKKWVALNPAVNSASDSYEVRANYFNLANTTNYNLANVNYMVDPRWGTNQVANIDWQDAFYRPATIQSYQLSVRGGSKNSKYVISGAYFDQEGLALNTGFNRFNLSAVIDVNISDKWKAGISVRPSYSQSYGAAVDGKDNEAHKMLSMVPIAELSAGLYTNFWKNDRYRWASSSQSSIGVLENTTNETNEFRILSSLYMSYDILPSLNLKISGGATNNFNLNNSYTPTFNLITNIPGQVSIASRRTINYNRYLGEGLLSYKKSFGDHNVSAIAGYSAENYRTTSQYNRNKGFPNDDLKTFNFTQSASVLNSEYTASEWMLISMFGRVNYDYKKKYMLSASIRRDGSSRFGWDNLYGTFPAFGAAWKIDEEEFLKNSKLLSNLKLRYSWGETGNNNIGEYRAFGTLAGGNYSFGGNLSNGLVPNTIRNPNLTWEKTQSSDFGLELGLFNRIDFTADYYIKKTNDLLLQQPVPLTTGYNIMWKNVGSVENKGLELDLSTRNLTGAFKWNTSANIAFNNNKVLALGANNAPIYTGFSSLTNIIQVGEQLNSFYLYEAIGVLSTADINNTGVAKTTGAIAGDVKYKDVNGDGVINENDRHIIGGPTPDYYWGFTNTFSYKNFDLSVFFQGQKGGYSYALLGRAIDRTGMGTTTNVMGNWANRWRSDEDPGDGKTPRLDGTTGSLLDTRWLYDATYIQLKNVTLGYSFDQELASKLNISNLRIYVSLENVWRKDHYYGGYNPESVQSDGTDYGAYPNAKVYMMGLNFNF from the coding sequence ATGAAAAATTCTATATTAACTCTTGGTCTTTTGATAACCACTACAGGTTTTATCTTCGGACAGGAAAAACAAAAATCCGGTGTTGTCCTGGATCAGAATAATAAGCCTCTGCAAAATGCTGTCGTGAAATTAAACAATACCTCTCAGGAAGTTGTTACCGATGCTGCTGGAGCTTTTAGTATCCAAATATCTGATACAATATCCAAACCTAAACTTGCAATTTCTCATGATGGATACATTAATAAAACTGTTGACATCGCAAATCAGGAAAATGTAAAAATCACTTTGCAACCAAATCCCGATGATAAGACTAAGAATATCGAGGAAGTGGTTATCATTGCATATGGTACACAAAAAAAAGGAGAAGTTACAGGTTCTGTTGGCCGGGTAAATGCTGAAAGTTTTAAAAACCGTCCTATTGCGAGGGTTGATCAGGCATTAACCGGTCAGATTGCCGGTGTTAAGACACGTGCTACATCCGGAAAACCAGGGGAACCATTGGAAGTGAGAGTACGTGGTACAGCCTCCATATCGGCAAGTAATTCTCCTCTTTATGTAGTGGACGGAATGGTGGTAGACGATATGGCGAATGTTTCACCTGATGATGTGCAATCGATTGAAGTGTTGAAAGATGCAGCATCTACGGCGATGTACGGATCCAGAGGTTCTAATGGGGTTGTTATCGTAACTACAAAAAAAGGAACGTCAGGAAAACCGTCATTTAGTTTTTCTCAGTATTATGGAGTTCAGACTATTGAAAAAAAGCTTGATGTCATGAGCAGTGCCGAGTGGATTGATTATGCCTCTGAAGCAATTAATAAAAAATGGGTAGCATTAAATCCTGCTGTTAATTCAGCATCAGATAGTTATGAAGTTAGGGCAAATTATTTTAATTTGGCTAATACTACAAATTATAATTTGGCGAATGTCAATTATATGGTCGATCCTCGATGGGGAACCAATCAGGTTGCTAATATCGACTGGCAGGATGCATTTTATCGTCCGGCAACCATTCAGAGTTATCAATTATCGGTACGGGGCGGGAGTAAAAATTCAAAATACGTTATTTCAGGAGCCTATTTCGATCAGGAAGGCTTGGCTCTCAATACTGGCTTTAACAGGTTTAACTTAAGTGCTGTTATTGATGTTAATATTTCGGATAAGTGGAAAGCAGGAATTTCGGTGCGACCAAGTTACTCACAAAGTTATGGAGCTGCAGTAGACGGAAAAGATAATGAAGCTCACAAAATGCTTTCGATGGTTCCTATAGCAGAATTGTCGGCAGGTCTTTATACCAATTTTTGGAAAAATGATAGATATCGATGGGCAAGTTCTTCGCAAAGTTCAATTGGTGTTTTAGAAAATACGACAAATGAAACCAATGAATTTAGAATATTATCGAGTTTGTACATGTCTTATGATATTTTACCAAGCTTAAACTTAAAAATTTCCGGGGGTGCAACCAATAACTTTAATCTCAACAATAGCTATACACCTACTTTCAATTTAATCACCAATATACCGGGGCAGGTAAGTATTGCCAGTCGCAGAACGATAAATTATAACAGGTATCTGGGAGAGGGGTTATTATCTTACAAAAAATCTTTTGGAGATCATAATGTGAGTGCTATTGCGGGCTACAGTGCAGAAAATTACAGAACAACTTCCCAATACAACCGAAACAAAGGTTTTCCTAATGATGATTTAAAAACATTTAATTTCACACAATCTGCCTCTGTACTCAATTCCGAATATACCGCTTCAGAATGGATGTTGATTTCGATGTTTGGTCGTGTTAATTATGATTATAAAAAGAAATATATGTTATCGGCAAGTATCCGTAGAGACGGTTCTTCCAGATTTGGCTGGGATAATCTTTATGGAACGTTTCCAGCGTTTGGTGCTGCCTGGAAAATTGATGAAGAAGAATTCTTAAAAAATTCAAAATTGCTGAGCAACCTGAAGCTTAGATACAGCTGGGGAGAAACTGGAAACAACAATATTGGTGAATACCGGGCATTTGGGACATTAGCGGGTGGAAATTATTCATTTGGCGGAAATTTATCAAACGGTTTGGTACCCAACACCATTAGGAACCCTAATCTTACGTGGGAAAAAACGCAATCGTCCGATTTCGGTCTTGAGCTGGGATTATTTAACAGAATTGATTTCACGGCAGATTACTACATCAAAAAAACCAACGATCTTCTTCTGCAACAGCCAGTACCTTTAACCACGGGTTATAATATCATGTGGAAAAATGTCGGTTCGGTGGAGAATAAAGGGTTGGAATTGGATTTAAGCACAAGAAACTTAACGGGAGCATTCAAATGGAATACCTCGGCTAATATTGCATTCAACAATAATAAAGTATTGGCATTAGGAGCAAACAATGCGCCTATTTATACAGGTTTCAGCAGCCTTACAAACATTATACAAGTAGGAGAACAATTGAATTCTTTTTATTTGTATGAAGCAATAGGTGTGCTGTCTACGGCAGATATTAATAATACGGGTGTTGCTAAAACAACTGGCGCTATCGCAGGAGATGTGAAGTATAAAGATGTTAATGGCGATGGTGTTATCAATGAAAATGACCGTCATATCATTGGAGGACCTACCCCAGATTATTATTGGGGCTTCACCAATACATTTTCTTACAAGAATTTCGATCTTTCTGTATTTTTCCAGGGTCAGAAAGGAGGATATAGCTATGCATTGTTAGGACGCGCAATCGATCGCACAGGAATGGGAACAACGACCAATGTAATGGGGAATTGGGCAAACCGCTGGCGTTCTGATGAAGATCCCGGAGATGGAAAAACCCCTAGGTTAGATGGTACCACAGGAAGTCTTCTGGATACAAGATGGCTGTATGATGCGACTTATATTCAGCTGAAAAATGTAACTTTAGGATATAGCTTTGACCAGGAATTGGCAAGTAAGCTTAACATTTCTAATCTTAGAATTTACGTTAGTTTAGAAAATGTCTGGAGAAAAGATCACTATTACGGTGGTTACAATCCGGAGTCTGTACAATCAGACGGTACCGATTATGGTGCATATCCGAATGCAAAGGTTTATATGATGGGCCTAAACTTTAACTTTTAA